The genomic segment GGCTGGGTGGACATCGAGGCGGACTGGATGGACCCGGACGAGGCGCCGCTGACCTTCTCGCACACCGAGCTCCGCCGCGAGGCGCGCGACTTCCTGCACGATCTGGTCGCCGACCTGACGGACCTCCACGACTCCCTCGCGGACAACCCCGCGATCTGGTCACTCCTTTCGCGCTTCCCCCGCACTCAGTAGCCCGCGAGACAGTAGAGACAGCAGCCCGCGAGGGAGCCGCCGCTACTCCCCCGGTCCTGCCACCCGCACCCCCACCTGCGCCGCGAACGCCGGGGCCAGTTCCATCAGCTGGGACGGGCTGATCACCGCACCGGCGAGACGCTCGATGCCCCGCGCGATGTCCAGCTCCGCCGCGTCCCGCAGGTCCACGTCCGTCATCCGCGCCCCCGTGAAGTCGGCGCCCCGCACCACGCAGTCCCGGAACTCCACCCGCTCCAGCGACGCCTGCCCGAAGTCCGGCTCCACCAGCACGCACCCCTCGAACACGACGTCCCGCAGCCGCGCCTTCCGCAGGTTCACGTAGTCGATCTTGCCGCCGCGCACCACGACCCGCTCCAGCACACCCCCGTGCAACTGCACGCCCCCGAGCCGCGCGTCGACGACCTCGACGTCCCGCAGCGACGCCTCGGCGAGATCCGTCCCCACCCCGCGCGGCTCCGTCAGCACGGAGTCCACGAACCGCGCCCTGACCAGCCGCGTCTCGTCGACCGCACACCCCGTCACCGCGCAGTCCATGAACAGGGCCCCGCCGCCGTCCTGACCGCCGAGGTCGAGCTCCTTGAACTCCACCCCGTCGTAGTCCCCGTCGGGCCGCAGCTCCCCTCCGTCGAACGGCCGGAGCGGAGGCAGCCGCACCTCGGCCCGTCGAACCGCCTCGACCACCCGTACCGGTTTCGTCCTCCGCACCATTCCCCCATCGTGCACCCCACCACTGACAACGCCCGCGGACCACCCGAGAACCCGGCCCACGGCCCGATGTCACATCCCGGCCACCCCCATACGTCCAAGAGATGAAGTCCACGCACCCGGCCCGAGGGAGCCCACCCCCATGCCCACGTCCACACCCACGCCCCCCACCAGGCCAAGCCTCAGGCTCACCGTCGTCGGCGGCGGCCTCG from the Streptomyces venezuelae genome contains:
- a CDS encoding pentapeptide repeat-containing protein; the encoded protein is MVRRTKPVRVVEAVRRAEVRLPPLRPFDGGELRPDGDYDGVEFKELDLGGQDGGGALFMDCAVTGCAVDETRLVRARFVDSVLTEPRGVGTDLAEASLRDVEVVDARLGGVQLHGGVLERVVVRGGKIDYVNLRKARLRDVVFEGCVLVEPDFGQASLERVEFRDCVVRGADFTGARMTDVDLRDAAELDIARGIERLAGAVISPSQLMELAPAFAAQVGVRVAGPGE